A stretch of the Clavibacter sp. B3I6 genome encodes the following:
- the trmD gene encoding tRNA (guanosine(37)-N1)-methyltransferase TrmD, whose protein sequence is MRIDIVSIFPEFFGVLDISLLGRARQSGLIDLRVHDLRSYAHDRHRTVDDTPYGGGAGMVMKPEPWGEALDEVLTDDADPVVIFPSPAGDVFTQAMAQELSHEPHLAFGCGRYEGIDQRVVDHTAARARVRLVSLGDYVLNGGEVAVMAMIEAIGRLVPGVVGNPASLVEESHSDGLLEHPSYTKPQEWRGLAVPDVLRSGNHGAIAAWRREQQLERTRRVRPDLLPD, encoded by the coding sequence ATGCGGATCGACATCGTCTCGATCTTCCCGGAGTTCTTCGGGGTGCTCGACATCTCCCTGCTCGGCCGGGCCCGCCAGTCCGGCCTCATCGACCTCCGCGTGCACGACCTTCGCTCCTACGCGCACGACCGGCACCGCACCGTCGACGACACGCCCTACGGCGGCGGCGCCGGCATGGTCATGAAGCCCGAGCCGTGGGGCGAGGCCCTGGACGAGGTGCTCACCGACGACGCGGACCCGGTCGTCATCTTCCCGTCGCCCGCCGGCGACGTCTTCACGCAGGCCATGGCGCAGGAGCTGTCCCACGAGCCGCACCTGGCGTTCGGCTGCGGGCGCTACGAGGGCATCGACCAGCGCGTGGTCGACCACACGGCAGCCCGCGCCCGGGTCCGGCTCGTCAGCCTCGGCGACTACGTGCTGAACGGCGGCGAGGTCGCGGTCATGGCCATGATCGAGGCGATCGGGCGGCTCGTGCCCGGCGTCGTCGGGAACCCCGCGAGCCTCGTGGAGGAGAGCCACTCGGACGGCCTGCTCGAGCACCCGAGCTACACCAAGCCGCAGGAGTGGCGCGGGCTCGCGGTGCCCGACGTGCTGCGGAGCGGCAACCACGGCGCCATCGCGGCGTGGCGGCGCGAGCAGCAGCTCGAGCGCACGCGTCGCGTCCGCCCCGACCTCCTGCCGGACTAG
- the ftsY gene encoding signal recognition particle-docking protein FtsY has product MARTPWSLSGALRGMFAKPTIDETTWDDLETALITADFGPDITEATIEDLREKVGRYRTTDPRDLQRMLRESIEERLAKHDPTLKLSARPAVILVVGVNGVGKTTTIGKFAKFLRNYGRTVVVGAADTFRAAAVDQLATWADRAGADIVRPQQPGQDPASVAFQTVEHAMRTGTEMVIIDTAGRLHTKGGLMDELSKIRRVVEKQSPIAEVLLVLDATTGQNGLAQAQAFIEHGGVTGLVITKLDGSAKGGFILNVQERTGIPIKLIGQGEGIGDLTGFTPHVFAQNLVG; this is encoded by the coding sequence ACCCCCTGGTCCCTCTCCGGCGCGCTGCGCGGCATGTTCGCGAAGCCCACGATCGACGAGACCACGTGGGACGACCTCGAGACCGCCCTCATCACCGCGGACTTCGGCCCCGACATCACGGAGGCCACCATCGAGGACCTCCGCGAGAAGGTCGGCCGCTACCGCACGACCGACCCCCGCGACCTCCAGCGCATGCTCCGGGAGAGCATCGAGGAGCGCCTCGCCAAGCACGATCCCACGCTGAAGCTCAGCGCCCGCCCCGCCGTGATCCTCGTGGTCGGCGTCAACGGCGTCGGCAAGACCACCACCATCGGCAAGTTCGCGAAGTTCCTCCGCAACTACGGCCGCACCGTGGTCGTCGGCGCGGCCGACACCTTCCGCGCCGCGGCCGTCGACCAGCTCGCCACCTGGGCCGACCGCGCGGGCGCCGACATCGTCCGCCCGCAGCAGCCCGGCCAGGACCCCGCGAGCGTCGCCTTCCAGACCGTCGAGCACGCGATGCGCACGGGCACGGAGATGGTCATCATCGACACCGCCGGCCGCCTGCACACCAAGGGCGGGCTCATGGACGAGCTGTCGAAGATCCGGCGCGTGGTCGAGAAGCAGTCGCCCATCGCGGAGGTCCTCCTCGTGCTCGACGCGACGACCGGGCAGAACGGCCTCGCGCAGGCGCAGGCCTTCATCGAGCACGGCGGCGTCACGGGCCTCGTCATCACGAAGCTCGACGGATCCGCCAAGGGCGGGTTCATCCTCAACGTGCAGGAGCGCACGGGGATCCCCATCAAGCTCATCGGCCAGGGCGAGGGCATCGGCGACCTGACGGGCTTCACTCCCCACGTCTTCGCGCAGAACCTGGTCGGCTGA
- a CDS encoding RNA-binding protein: MLAPALAHLVKGIVEHPDDVSVTSKGSPRGEVLEVRVHPEDLGRVIGRAGRTAKALRTLVSALADGQRVRVDVVDTDS, translated from the coding sequence ATGCTCGCTCCCGCGCTCGCGCACCTGGTCAAGGGCATCGTCGAGCACCCGGATGATGTCTCCGTGACGAGCAAGGGATCCCCCCGCGGCGAGGTCCTCGAGGTGCGCGTGCACCCCGAGGACCTCGGCCGCGTCATCGGCCGCGCGGGTCGCACCGCCAAGGCCCTCCGGACGCTCGTCTCGGCTCTCGCCGACGGCCAGCGCGTCCGCGTCGATGTGGTGGACACCGATTCCTGA
- the ffh gene encoding signal recognition particle protein: MATFGTLSDRLAETFKNLRGKGKLSAADVDGTVREIRRALLEADVALEVVKAFTASVRERALGGEVSQALNPAQQVVQIVNEELVAILGGEQRRIQFAKRPPTVIMLAGLQGAGKTTLAGKLGKWLAKDGHTPMLVAADLQRPNAVQQLQVVGEQAGVPVFAPEPGNGRGNPVRVAKDAMKHAVDKQYSVVIIDTAGRLGVDQELMRQAADIRKATDPDEVLFVIDAMIGQDAVATAKAFQDGVDFTGVVLSKLDGDARGGAALSVASVTGRPIMFASTGEGLDDFEPFHPDRMASRILDLGDILTLIEQAQQAFDEEEAMEVAQKLANDDFTLDDFLKQMQQLRGKGSLKKMMGMLPGMGAMKEQLENFDEKEIVRTEAIIQSMTKAERQNPKLLNGSRRLRIARGSGMTVTDVNGLVQRFEQASKMMRTVARGGMPQIPGMGPMPGAHSSRKPVQQKKKGSKSGNPAKRAQENAALASGQRISGSVAPTGSGFGLAGAAKGGANGAPSEEELASLQKFLGR, translated from the coding sequence ATGGCTACCTTCGGAACACTCTCGGACCGCCTCGCCGAGACCTTCAAGAACCTGCGCGGCAAGGGCAAGCTCAGCGCCGCGGACGTCGACGGCACCGTCCGCGAGATCCGCCGGGCGCTCCTCGAGGCCGACGTCGCGCTCGAGGTCGTCAAGGCCTTCACCGCGTCCGTCCGCGAGCGCGCCCTCGGCGGCGAGGTCAGCCAGGCGCTGAACCCCGCCCAGCAGGTCGTCCAGATCGTCAACGAGGAGCTCGTCGCCATCCTCGGCGGCGAGCAGCGCCGCATCCAGTTCGCCAAGAGGCCGCCGACGGTCATCATGCTCGCCGGCCTCCAGGGCGCGGGCAAGACCACGCTCGCGGGCAAGCTCGGCAAGTGGCTCGCGAAGGACGGGCACACGCCCATGCTCGTCGCGGCGGACCTCCAGCGTCCCAACGCCGTGCAGCAGCTCCAGGTCGTGGGCGAGCAGGCGGGGGTCCCCGTGTTCGCGCCCGAGCCCGGCAACGGCCGTGGCAACCCCGTGCGCGTCGCCAAGGACGCGATGAAGCACGCGGTCGACAAGCAGTACAGCGTCGTCATCATCGACACGGCCGGCCGCCTCGGCGTCGACCAGGAGCTCATGCGCCAGGCCGCGGACATCCGCAAGGCCACCGACCCCGACGAGGTCCTCTTCGTCATCGACGCGATGATCGGCCAGGACGCGGTCGCGACCGCCAAGGCGTTCCAGGACGGCGTCGACTTCACGGGCGTCGTGCTCTCGAAGCTCGACGGCGACGCACGCGGCGGCGCGGCGCTCTCGGTCGCCTCCGTCACCGGCCGCCCGATCATGTTCGCCTCCACGGGCGAGGGCCTCGACGACTTCGAGCCCTTCCACCCCGACCGCATGGCGAGCCGGATCCTCGACCTCGGCGACATCCTCACCCTCATCGAGCAGGCCCAGCAGGCCTTCGACGAGGAGGAGGCGATGGAGGTCGCGCAGAAGCTCGCGAACGACGACTTCACGCTCGACGACTTCCTCAAGCAGATGCAGCAGCTCCGCGGCAAGGGCTCCCTCAAGAAGATGATGGGCATGCTCCCCGGCATGGGCGCCATGAAGGAGCAGCTGGAGAACTTCGACGAGAAGGAGATCGTCCGCACCGAGGCGATCATCCAGTCGATGACGAAGGCCGAGCGGCAGAATCCCAAGCTCCTCAACGGCTCGCGCCGCCTCCGCATCGCCCGCGGCTCCGGCATGACCGTCACCGACGTCAACGGCCTCGTGCAGCGCTTCGAGCAGGCCTCGAAGATGATGCGCACGGTCGCCCGCGGCGGCATGCCGCAGATCCCCGGCATGGGCCCGATGCCGGGTGCGCACTCGAGCCGGAAGCCCGTGCAGCAGAAGAAGAAGGGCTCGAAGTCGGGGAACCCGGCCAAGCGCGCGCAGGAGAACGCGGCGCTCGCGTCCGGCCAGCGCATCAGCGGCTCCGTGGCTCCCACCGGATCCGGCTTCGGCCTGGCCGGCGCCGCGAAGGGCGGCGCGAACGGCGCCCCGAGCGAGGAGGAGCTCGCCTCGCTCCAGAAGTTCCTCGGGCGCTGA
- the rpsP gene encoding 30S ribosomal protein S16, producing the protein MAVKIRLKRLGKIRAPYYRIVVADSRTKRDGRVIEEIGKYHPTEEPSFIEVQSDRAQYWLSVGAQPTEQVEALLKLTGDWGRFKGDKDAVSTVRTREPKPAYVADEKKKPVLKPKTEKAAPAPEAAEAPAEATEEQA; encoded by the coding sequence GTGGCTGTCAAGATCCGTCTGAAGCGCCTGGGCAAGATCCGCGCGCCGTACTACCGCATCGTCGTCGCCGACTCGCGCACCAAGCGCGACGGCCGCGTCATCGAGGAGATCGGCAAGTACCACCCCACCGAGGAGCCCTCGTTCATCGAGGTCCAGTCGGACCGGGCGCAGTACTGGCTGTCCGTGGGCGCCCAGCCCACCGAGCAGGTCGAGGCCCTCCTCAAGCTCACGGGCGACTGGGGTCGCTTCAAGGGCGACAAGGACGCCGTCTCCACCGTCCGCACCCGCGAGCCGAAGCCCGCCTACGTCGCGGACGAGAAGAAGAAGCCGGTCCTCAAGCCCAAGACCGAGAAGGCCGCCCCCGCGCCCGAGGCCGCCGAGGCCCCGGCCGAGGCGACCGAGGAGCAGGCCTAG
- a CDS encoding MarP family serine protease, with product MSPAVDIVILVVAVLAAVAGWRRGAIVTIAGLAGIVLGVGLALAITPAFLALLDQFGVADGIQRTFAAAMLMLVTTSLVSGILAQVASLLTRLLRPRGAARGLDRGVGAVAGLAAWAVSVWFIGGFLGSSGVIAAVQVSSSSRIVQALDRVSPISSSTALSALDDALHDVGYPRVFANGEEAIADTAAPDGDVPEAVRRQAAGVVKVLSSAPACGTSSSGSGWVVQDGRIVTNAHVVAGSDELYVQQGGTGELLPAELVVFDPARDVAVLAVPDLTAAPLPLGSELAASDEAVVAGYPGGGPYQATGARIREVVAALGTDIQHEQPVTREVYSVRGTVRPGDSGGALFDPQGRVVGLVFATSSVDSQTGYAMTLDEIAPVLQEAGASAPVDSGRCGV from the coding sequence GTGAGCCCCGCCGTCGACATCGTGATCCTCGTCGTCGCCGTGCTCGCGGCGGTCGCCGGGTGGCGTCGCGGCGCCATCGTGACGATCGCCGGGCTCGCCGGCATCGTCCTCGGCGTGGGCCTGGCGCTCGCGATCACGCCCGCGTTCCTGGCGCTCCTCGACCAGTTCGGGGTGGCGGACGGGATCCAGCGCACCTTCGCCGCCGCGATGCTCATGCTCGTGACGACCTCGCTCGTCAGCGGCATCCTCGCGCAGGTCGCGAGCCTCCTCACGCGCCTGCTCCGCCCCCGCGGCGCCGCGCGCGGACTCGACCGCGGCGTCGGGGCGGTCGCCGGGCTCGCCGCGTGGGCCGTGTCGGTCTGGTTCATCGGCGGCTTCCTCGGCTCGAGCGGCGTGATCGCCGCGGTGCAGGTGTCCTCGTCGTCCCGCATCGTGCAGGCGCTCGACCGCGTGAGCCCGATCTCGAGCTCCACCGCCCTGTCCGCCCTCGACGACGCCCTGCACGACGTGGGCTACCCGCGCGTCTTCGCGAACGGCGAGGAGGCGATCGCCGACACGGCCGCGCCCGACGGGGACGTGCCGGAGGCCGTGCGCCGCCAGGCCGCGGGCGTCGTGAAGGTCCTCTCGTCGGCACCCGCGTGCGGGACGTCCTCCTCCGGCAGCGGGTGGGTCGTGCAGGACGGCCGCATCGTCACGAACGCGCACGTGGTGGCGGGATCCGACGAGCTCTACGTCCAGCAGGGCGGCACCGGCGAGCTCCTGCCGGCGGAGCTCGTGGTGTTCGATCCCGCCCGCGACGTCGCGGTCCTCGCCGTCCCCGACCTCACCGCCGCCCCGCTCCCGCTCGGGAGCGAGCTCGCCGCGTCGGACGAGGCGGTCGTCGCCGGCTACCCCGGCGGCGGGCCGTATCAGGCGACGGGCGCGCGCATCCGCGAGGTCGTCGCCGCCCTCGGCACCGACATCCAGCACGAGCAGCCCGTGACGCGCGAGGTCTACTCGGTGCGCGGCACGGTGCGCCCGGGCGACTCGGGCGGCGCGCTCTTCGACCCGCAGGGCCGCGTGGTCGGCCTGGTCTTCGCGACGTCGTCCGTCGACTCCCAGACGGGCTACGCGATGACGCTGGACGAGATCGCGCCCGTCCTCCAGGAGGCGGGGGCGAGCGCGCCCGTCGACTCGGGGCGCTGCGGGGTCTGA
- a CDS encoding glutamate--cysteine ligase — protein MQIDFARQPPSRVGIEWELACVDRGTGELAGAAPAILRSFPPTDAHPHVTGEFLTNTVEVVSAPHARVGSAVDDLTRLIERVVDVADPLGIDLMCAGTHPFSVWPDQEVTPGNERYATLLDRTRWWGRQMMIWGVHVHVGIDDASKALPILNALLVHLPRFQALSASSPYWSGQETGYASNRALMFQQLPTAGLPPDLGTWADYERLVGDMTHVGVIDHHSELRWDIRPAPKWGTLETRVFDGVSTLREIASLAALVQCLVHDMSAALDRGEELPRMQPWFVRENKWRAARYGMDAIIIQDAAGDEALVGDDTRALVERLSPTADALGCEAELRGILDIVDGGASYQRQLRVAEDNQGALAPVVTHLVEELRSGLGR, from the coding sequence ATGCAGATCGACTTCGCCCGCCAGCCGCCCTCCCGCGTCGGGATCGAGTGGGAGCTCGCGTGCGTCGACCGCGGCACCGGGGAGCTCGCCGGGGCGGCCCCCGCGATCCTCCGCTCCTTCCCGCCCACCGACGCGCACCCGCACGTGACGGGCGAGTTCCTCACCAACACGGTCGAGGTCGTGAGCGCTCCGCACGCGCGCGTGGGCTCCGCGGTCGACGACCTGACGCGCCTCATCGAGCGCGTGGTCGACGTCGCCGACCCGCTCGGGATCGACCTCATGTGCGCCGGCACCCACCCGTTCAGCGTGTGGCCCGACCAGGAGGTCACGCCCGGCAACGAGCGGTACGCGACGCTGCTCGACCGCACCAGGTGGTGGGGGCGCCAGATGATGATCTGGGGCGTGCACGTGCACGTCGGGATCGACGACGCGTCGAAGGCGCTCCCCATCCTCAACGCGCTCCTCGTGCACCTCCCCCGCTTCCAGGCGCTCAGCGCGTCGAGCCCCTACTGGTCCGGGCAGGAGACGGGGTACGCGTCGAACCGCGCCCTCATGTTCCAGCAGCTGCCCACCGCCGGGCTGCCGCCGGACCTCGGCACGTGGGCGGACTACGAGCGCCTCGTCGGCGACATGACGCACGTCGGGGTCATCGACCACCACAGCGAGCTGCGCTGGGACATCCGGCCGGCGCCGAAGTGGGGCACGCTCGAGACGCGCGTGTTCGACGGGGTCTCCACGCTGCGGGAGATCGCCTCGCTCGCGGCCCTGGTGCAGTGCCTCGTGCACGACATGTCCGCCGCCCTCGACCGCGGCGAGGAGCTGCCCCGGATGCAGCCGTGGTTCGTGCGCGAGAACAAGTGGCGCGCGGCCCGCTACGGCATGGACGCGATCATCATCCAGGACGCGGCGGGCGACGAGGCCCTCGTGGGCGACGACACCCGCGCGCTCGTGGAGCGCCTCTCCCCCACCGCCGACGCCCTCGGGTGCGAGGCGGAGCTGCGCGGGATCCTCGACATCGTCGACGGCGGCGCCAGCTACCAGCGTCAGCTGCGGGTGGCCGAGGACAACCAGGGCGCGCTCGCCCCCGTCGTCACGCACCTCGTGGAGGAGCTCCGCTCAGGCTTGGGCCGGTGA
- the rimM gene encoding ribosome maturation factor RimM (Essential for efficient processing of 16S rRNA), whose amino-acid sequence MWWTPIPEDEGRDPSAFRVGRLTKAHGLKGAVKLELFTDDPDRRFVPGAEFTLQVPESSPWHGRTLTLTELRWYNSHPVGFFEGVDDRTAAESLAKAILWMTPPADEPAEPDAWYDHQLVGLKVLRDGVEVGTVSLVDHFPAQDLLHVDTPSGTVLVPFVQAIVPSVDVEAGTLVVTPPFGLFEEIPDDRPETHEAPEAPEAPDADDADPAPQGDDAR is encoded by the coding sequence ATGTGGTGGACACCGATTCCTGAGGACGAGGGCCGCGACCCGTCCGCATTCCGCGTGGGCCGGCTCACCAAGGCGCACGGGCTCAAGGGAGCCGTGAAGCTCGAGCTGTTCACGGACGACCCCGACAGGCGGTTCGTCCCCGGTGCCGAGTTCACCCTGCAGGTCCCGGAGTCGTCCCCTTGGCACGGCCGCACCCTCACGCTCACCGAGCTCCGCTGGTACAACAGCCATCCCGTCGGCTTCTTCGAGGGCGTCGACGACCGCACGGCCGCCGAGTCGCTGGCCAAGGCCATCCTCTGGATGACGCCGCCCGCGGACGAGCCCGCCGAGCCCGACGCCTGGTACGACCACCAGCTGGTGGGCCTCAAGGTCCTCCGCGACGGCGTCGAGGTGGGCACCGTCTCCCTCGTCGACCACTTCCCGGCCCAGGACCTGCTGCACGTGGACACGCCGTCCGGCACCGTGCTGGTGCCGTTCGTCCAGGCGATCGTCCCCTCGGTGGACGTCGAGGCCGGCACGCTCGTCGTGACCCCGCCCTTCGGCCTCTTCGAGGAGATCCCGGACGACCGCCCCGAGACCCACGAGGCTCCCGAGGCCCCCGAGGCCCCGGACGCCGATGACGCCGATCCCGCCCCCCAAGGCGACGACGCCCGCTGA
- a CDS encoding VOC family protein has translation MFEPVTAFSGFSVDDVPAALAFYRDTLGLEVEEVPEMGMLRLVLPGSGARVLVYPKADHVPADFTILNLAVDDVDAAVAELDARGVLTAVFPGMPVDARGIMRGNGPDIAWFRDPAGNVLSVVAV, from the coding sequence GTGTTCGAACCCGTCACCGCGTTCAGCGGATTCAGCGTGGACGACGTCCCCGCCGCCCTCGCGTTCTACCGCGACACGCTCGGCCTTGAGGTCGAGGAGGTCCCGGAGATGGGCATGCTGCGTCTCGTGCTCCCCGGCTCCGGCGCCCGCGTGCTCGTCTACCCGAAGGCCGACCACGTGCCCGCGGACTTCACGATCCTGAACCTCGCCGTCGACGACGTGGACGCGGCGGTCGCCGAGCTGGACGCGCGGGGCGTCCTGACGGCGGTCTTCCCGGGGATGCCCGTCGACGCCCGGGGGATCATGCGCGGGAACGGCCCCGACATCGCGTGGTTCCGCGACCCGGCCGGCAACGTCCTGTCGGTCGTCGCGGTGTGA